A region of the Candidatus Acetothermia bacterium genome:
AGGTTCTTGCCAGCCTTGAGGACCTCGGCGAAGTCGATCTTGACCATGATCGGGTACATCATGAAGAAGAGGGCGATCCCGATCGGGATCGACACCACCGGCGCCCCTTGGTCTTCGGGTCACCCTTTGGGCCACACGAGCTCATCCCCGTACTGGGCACGCCAGCTCGCGAGCCCACCGAACAGGCACCGCGCCTTGGTGAACCCCTGGGTCTGGAGGTACTGGGCGATCGTGCAGGCCTTGGTCCCGTCGTCGTCCACGATCCAGATCGAAAGCTCCGTGCCCGGCCGTGGCTTGGGGAGGGAAGCGGCCCACGCGGCGAGCTCGTCTTGGGTGGTCAGGGGCACATTCGCCGCCCCGGCGAGGTGCCCGTTGGCGTAGGCTTCGGGGGCACGCACGTCCACAATGTACAGGAAGCTCTCAGCGACGCGGGTCGGGTACACCGAATAGGGACCGAAGTACGGGGATCCGCCGGGCGGGGTCCTGTCCGCATCCGGAGCCCACACGAAGAAGAGGTCCCCAAAGGCCTGCCACCACCCGGCGAGCCCGCCGGAGATGGCCCGGGAGATCAGGAACCCGTTCTGCTGCAGGATCTGCGCCGCCTGGACGGCCTGGGCCCCTGTCTCGTCGTAGAGGTAGAGGATCTTCGACTTGGGAAGCCGGGCCAGCCACTGCCCAAGCTCGGCGAACGGGATGTTGATCGACCCGAGGAGGTGGCCGCGGGCGTAGGCCTCGGGCGTACGGAGGTCCACGAGCAGATAGAACTCACGATCCAGGGTCGCCGCCGGGGCCTCATACGAGGCCAGGCTCCGCACGTTGCCCCGCACGATGATCGTCTGTTCCGGCTTCTGCGGGTCGTTCGAGTAGATGGTCAGCACCTGCGACACCGGCTGCCGGTACCGGCTGTAGCCGGTGGTGTTGAACGTGATCGTCATCTTCACCGACTCCCCAGGGGCGAGCTCCCGTTTGGGAAGGTGGTAGCTCGTACAACTGCAGTTGTAGGCGACCCGGCTGATGTTGAGCTGGGCATCCCCGGCGTTGGTCAACGTGACCTCGAACCGGATCACCGTCCCGTCCATCGCCGAACCGAAGTCGTACAGGTCCCGATCCAGCACGAGCCGCGGCGCCGCCAGCGCCATCTGCCCCAGGGCTCCCAGCATCACGACCGTCAGCAACCATCGCTTCATGCCCTCCTCCTTTCCTCAGTTCCGTGATGGGTCACGAGTGATAGGCAATGAGTGACTGCCAATCAGCAGCTCCCCATTGGCCATTACCCATCACCGCGTTCCTTGCAGGTGCTTCTTGATCTCGGCCACGGTGGCGATGTGCCCACCCACCACGACCTCCCCGTCGATGGCCAGAGCGGGGGTCATCATCACGCCGCGGGCCATGATCTCCGCCTCGATCCCAAGCTCCCTCACCGCCAGCTCCGCGTTGCGCAGCGTGGCCTGGCACTTGGGGCACCCGGTTCCCAGCACCTCGATCTTCCGCATATACACCTCCCGGATTCAGATGGTTCCCTCGCAGCGAGAACCGCCTCTCCGGCGCTCACGGCGCGCGTAGATCAACAACTCCCCCTTGAACGCAGGCCCCCTCCACTTTGGGTTCGTCAACCCCTCCCTTGGGTTTCGCCCCTCAAGGCGCTGCGGATCAGGTCAGCGGCTCGCGCAACGTCTTGTGCCGGCACGCTTTGGGGCGACCCCTTGGCGATCCCGAGGTCCCCGGCGAGGACCAGGGCCCGGTCCGGGACGAACCCGGCCCGCTCCGCGATCCGGCGGGCGCAGGAAAGGGGGCAGCCGTCCACGGCCACGATGCGCTCCGTCTCCCGGAGGCGCTTCTGCACCACCGGGTCGCCGTTGGCCAAGGAAGCCAAACAGAAGACGGTCGTCTCCCCGGCCTTGGCCACATCCAGCGCCGCGAGAGCGGTCAAGGTCCCGACGTTGGACATGCCACCAAAGCAGACAAGCGGCGCTTTTTCAGCCATCCCTCACCGCCTTGTTGTACCGCGCAAGGAGCACCCGGGCAAGGCATCCTTGGCCTCGGCCGGGATTTTGCCGGCCAACCCGGGAAAGGAGCTCTTTCGTGACTCCCTCGTCGGACGTGAGCCCAAGGCTCCTCACCTCGCTCAGGGCCTCCCCAAGGCCGAGGCCCACCCGCTGGCCCGTGCCCTTCCCTGAGCCGAGGAGCCCCTGGAGGATCGGGACCTCGGTGAGGGTGGCGAAGTACATGAGCGCCGGCCACCGGGTACCGGTACCGCCATCGCCACAGGGCGGTGTAGGCCGACGGGACATACCCGGTCGCCACGATTAGGGACTGGGGGATGCGGGCAACCTCCCCGGTATCACGCTTGAGGAGGCAGGAGGTGCATGGCAAGGCCGATCACGACCGAGAACAACACCGCCCCGAGCGCCCGGGCCAGGCCCAGGGACGGGCCCAGGACGCATGCGGTGAGGATGA
Encoded here:
- a CDS encoding putative zinc-binding protein produces the protein MAEKAPLVCFGGMSNVGTLTALAALDVAKAGETTVFCLASLANGDPVVQKRLRETERIVAVDGCPLSCARRIAERAGFVPDRALVLAGDLGIAKGSPQSVPAQDVARAADLIRSALRGETQGRG
- a CDS encoding thioredoxin family protein, coding for MRKIEVLGTGCPKCQATLRNAELAVRELGIEAEIMARGVMMTPALAIDGEVVVGGHIATVAEIKKHLQGTR
- a CDS encoding rhodanese-like domain-containing protein, producing MKRWLLTVVMLGALGQMALAAPRLVLDRDLYDFGSAMDGTVIRFEVTLTNAGDAQLNISRVAYNCSCTSYHLPKRELAPGESVKMTITFNTTGYSRYRQPVSQVLTIYSNDPQKPEQTIIVRGNVRSLASYEAPAATLDREFYLLVDLRTPEAYARGHLLGSINIPFAELGQWLARLPKSKILYLYDETGAQAVQAAQILQQNGFLISRAISGGLAGWWQAFGDLFFVWAPDADRTPPGGSPYFGPYSVYPTRVAESFLYIVDVRAPEAYANGHLAGAANVPLTTQDELAAWAASLPKPRPGTELSIWIVDDDGTKACTIAQYLQTQGFTKARCLFGGLASWRAQYGDELVWPKG